One region of Ursus arctos isolate Adak ecotype North America unplaced genomic scaffold, UrsArc2.0 scaffold_33, whole genome shotgun sequence genomic DNA includes:
- the LOC113249021 gene encoding olfactory receptor 4N5-like isoform X1: MVRENSTVVSEFILLSLTQSQHAQLLVFVLVLVFYLIILPGNFFIILTIRSDPGLTAPLYFFLGNLAFLDASYSFIVAPRMLVDFLSEKKIISYRGCITQFFFLHFLGVGEMFLLVVMAFDRYVTICHPLHYSTVMNPRVCYALLLAVWLGGFTHSIVQAALILRLPFCGPNQLDNFFCDVPQVIKLACTDTFVVELLMVSNSGLLTLLCFLGLLASYAVILCRVKGHSSEGKNKAVSTCTTHIIIVFLMFGPAIFIYTRPFRAFPADKVVSLFHTVIFPLMNPVIYTFHNQEVKASMRRLLSRHMFCQIK, translated from the coding sequence ATGGTGAGGGAGAACAGCACAGTGGTATCCGAATTCATCCTCCTTAGTCTAACACAGTCTCAACATGCTCAACTCCTAGTCTTCGTGCTAGTTTTAGTTTTCTACCTCATCATCCTCCCTGGAAACTTCTTTATCATCCTCACCATCAGATCAGACCCTGGCCTCACAGCCCCCCTCTACTTCTTTCTGGGAAATCTGGCTTTCCTGGATGCATCCTATTCCTTCATTGTGGCTCCCAGGATGCTGGTGGACTTCCTCTCTGAGAAGAAAATAATCTCCTACAGAGGCTGCATCACTCAGTTCTTTTTCTTGCacttcctgggggtgggggagatgttCCTTCTTGTTGTGATGGCCTTCGACCGCTACGTCACCATCTGTCATCCTTTGCACTATTCCACTGTCATGAACCCTAGAGTCTGCTATGCCTTACTGTTGGCTGTGTGGCTTGGGGGCTTTACTCATTCCATTGTACAAGCAGCCCTTATTCTCCGCTTGCCCTTCTGTGGCCCAAACCAGCTGGATAACTTCTTCTGTGATGTGCCACAGGTCATCAAGCTGGCCTGCACAGACACTTTTGTGGTGGAGCTCCTGATGGTCTCCAACAGTGGCCTGCTCACCCTGCTCTGCTTCCTGGGACTTCTGGCCTCCTATGCGGTCATCCTCTGCCGTGTGAAGGGACATTCCTCTGAAGGGAAGAATAAGGCTGTTTCCACATGTACCACACACATTATCATTGTGTTTCTGATGTTTGGACCTGCCATCTTCATCTACACTCGCCCATTCAGAGCCTTCCCAGCTGACAAAGTggtttctctctttcacacaGTCATCTTTCCTTTAATGAACCCTGTGATTTATACTTTTCATAACCAGGAAGTGAAAGCGTCCATGAGGAGGTTATTGAGTCGTCACATGTTTTGCCAAATTAAATAG
- the LOC113249021 gene encoding olfactory receptor 4N5-like isoform X2: MKISNSTVVSEFILLSLTQSQHAQLLVFVLVLVFYLIILPGNFFIILTIRSDPGLTAPLYFFLGNLAFLDASYSFIVAPRMLVDFLSEKKIISYRGCITQFFFLHFLGVGEMFLLVVMAFDRYVTICHPLHYSTVMNPRVCYALLLAVWLGGFTHSIVQAALILRLPFCGPNQLDNFFCDVPQVIKLACTDTFVVELLMVSNSGLLTLLCFLGLLASYAVILCRVKGHSSEGKNKAVSTCTTHIIIVFLMFGPAIFIYTRPFRAFPADKVVSLFHTVIFPLMNPVIYTFHNQEVKASMRRLLSRHMFCQIK, from the coding sequence AACAGCACAGTGGTATCCGAATTCATCCTCCTTAGTCTAACACAGTCTCAACATGCTCAACTCCTAGTCTTCGTGCTAGTTTTAGTTTTCTACCTCATCATCCTCCCTGGAAACTTCTTTATCATCCTCACCATCAGATCAGACCCTGGCCTCACAGCCCCCCTCTACTTCTTTCTGGGAAATCTGGCTTTCCTGGATGCATCCTATTCCTTCATTGTGGCTCCCAGGATGCTGGTGGACTTCCTCTCTGAGAAGAAAATAATCTCCTACAGAGGCTGCATCACTCAGTTCTTTTTCTTGCacttcctgggggtgggggagatgttCCTTCTTGTTGTGATGGCCTTCGACCGCTACGTCACCATCTGTCATCCTTTGCACTATTCCACTGTCATGAACCCTAGAGTCTGCTATGCCTTACTGTTGGCTGTGTGGCTTGGGGGCTTTACTCATTCCATTGTACAAGCAGCCCTTATTCTCCGCTTGCCCTTCTGTGGCCCAAACCAGCTGGATAACTTCTTCTGTGATGTGCCACAGGTCATCAAGCTGGCCTGCACAGACACTTTTGTGGTGGAGCTCCTGATGGTCTCCAACAGTGGCCTGCTCACCCTGCTCTGCTTCCTGGGACTTCTGGCCTCCTATGCGGTCATCCTCTGCCGTGTGAAGGGACATTCCTCTGAAGGGAAGAATAAGGCTGTTTCCACATGTACCACACACATTATCATTGTGTTTCTGATGTTTGGACCTGCCATCTTCATCTACACTCGCCCATTCAGAGCCTTCCCAGCTGACAAAGTggtttctctctttcacacaGTCATCTTTCCTTTAATGAACCCTGTGATTTATACTTTTCATAACCAGGAAGTGAAAGCGTCCATGAGGAGGTTATTGAGTCGTCACATGTTTTGCCAAATTAAATAG